One Cucumis sativus cultivar 9930 chromosome 1, Cucumber_9930_V3, whole genome shotgun sequence DNA segment encodes these proteins:
- the LOC101212374 gene encoding succinate dehydrogenase subunit 7B, mitochondrial isoform X1 — MAFFLNKSTLASHFRSQSQVDPSSLSRRGFHVEPGTREKALLAEDPCLRRFRSHKKAVSRLKRVGDVLTIVVVAGCCYEIYVKATMREEARRQAKTGSGST, encoded by the exons ATGGCGTTTTTCCTCAACAAATCCACTCTTGCCTCTCATTTCCGATCTCAATCTCAG GTGGATCCTTCCTCACTTTCTCGACGTGGATTCCACGTCGAACCAGGGACTCGTGAAAAGGCT TTATTAGCTGAGGACCCTTGTCTTAGGCGGTTCAGATCACATAAGAAAGCTGTCTCTCGACTCAAAAGAGTTGGAGATGTTTTGACAATTGTGGTTGTTGCAG GATGTTGCTATGAAATCTATGTGAAAGCGACCATGCGAGAAGAAGCTCGACGACAGGCAAAGACAGGTAGCGGAAGTACATGA
- the LOC101212133 gene encoding LIM domain-containing protein WLIM1, protein MKMAFLGTTQKCKACDKTVYLVDQLTADNKVYHKACFRCHHCKSTLKLFNYSSFEGVLYCKPHFDQLFKMTGSLEKSFEATPRTVRTDRSTNQVQTNSKLSSLFAGTQDKCVTCKKTVYPIEKVAVDSKSYHRACFRCSHGGCVISPSNYIAHEHRLYCRHHHNQLFKQKGNFSQLDKHEEIKGSD, encoded by the exons atgaagATGGCTTTTTTAGGGACAACCCAAAAGTGCAAAGCTTGTGACAAGACTGTTTATTTGGTTGATCAGCTTACTGCTGATAACAAAGTTTATCATAAGGCTTGTTTCAGATGCCACCATTGCAAGAGCACTCTAAAG TTGTTCAATTACTCCTCCTTTGAGGGTGTATTGTATTGCAAACCTCACTTTGATCAGTTGTTCAAGATGACTGGAAGCTTAGAAAAAAGCTTTGAAG cTACTCCAAGAACTGTTAGAACAGACAGATCTACCAAtcag GTCCAAACCAACAGCAAATTGTCAAGTTTATTTGCTGGAACTCAAGATAAATGTGTTACTTGCAAGAAAACTGTTTATCCAATTGAGAAG GTGGCAGTTGACAGTAAATCATACCACAGAGCTTGCTTCAGGTGCTCACATGGAGGGTGTGTGATTAGCCCATCGAACTACATAGCGCACGAACATCGACTCTACTGCAGGCATCATCACAACCAACTCTTCAAACAGAAGGGGAATTTCAGCCAACTTGACAAGCATGAAGAGATTAAAGGAAGTGACTAA
- the LOC101211155 gene encoding nucleobase-ascorbate transporter 6 → MAGGAAPKVEEPQAHPPKDQLPNVSFCITSPPPWPEAILLGFQHYLVMLGTTVLIPSSLVPQMGGGFEEKAKVIQTLLFVAGLNTLLQSLFGTRLPAVIGGSYTFVPTTISIILAGRFSDTADPIDKFKKIMRAIQGALIVASTLQIVLGFSGLWRNVARFLSPLSAAPLVSLVGFGLFELGFPGVAKCVEIGLPELILLVFVSQYLPHIIKSGKHLFDRFAVIFCVVLVWIYAHLLTVGGAYKGAPPKTQLSCRTDRSGLIDNAPWIKLPYPFQWGAPSFDAGEAFAMMMASFVALVESSGAFIATSRYASATQLPPSILSRGVGWQGVGILLSGLFGTVNGSSVSVENAGLLALTRVGSRRVVQISAGFMIFFSILGKFGAVFASIPAPIVAALYCLFFAYVGMGGLSYLQFCNLNSFRTKFVLGFSIFLGLSIPQYFNEFTAINGFGPVHTRARWFNDMVNVPFSSEPFVAGIVAYFLDNTLHKKDGAIRKDRGKHWWDKFRSFKGDTRSEEFYSLPFNLNKYFPSV, encoded by the exons ATGGCGGGAGGTGCAGCACCGAAAGTAGAGGAGCCTCAAGCTCATCCACCGAAAGATCAGCTACCTAATGTTTCTTTCTGCATTACTAGTCCACCTCCATGGC CTGAAGCTATACTTCTTGGTTTCCAACATTATCTGGTGATGTTAGGCACGACAGTTCTGATTCCTTCTTCTCTTGTTCCTCAGATGGGTGGTGGATTT GAGGAGAAGGCAAAGGTTATCCAAACCTTGCTCTTTGTTGCTGGTTTGAACACCTTGCTACAATCACTCTTTGGGACTCGGTTACCAGCTGTAATTGGAGGGTCGTATACCTTTGTACCCACCACTATTTCAATCATCCTTGCTGGTCGATTTTCTGATACGGCTGATCCTATTGAT AAATTCAAGAAGATAATGCGGGCTATCCAGGGTGCTCTCATTGTTGCTTCAACCCTTCAGATTGTCTTGGGCTTTAGTGGTCTGTGGCGTAATGTTGCAAG gTTCCTGAGTCCACTTTCAGCCGCCCCTTTGGTTTCTCTAGTTGGCTTTGGGCTTTTTGAGTTGGGTTTTCCTGGG GTTGCCAAATGTGTGGAAATTGGACTGCCGGAGCTTATCCTTTTAGTCTTTGTTTCACAG TATTTGCCTCACATCATCAAATCTGGAAAGCACCTATTTGATCGTTTTGCAGTCATTTTCTGTGTGGTGTTAGTGTGGATTTATGCTCATCTACTGACAGTTGGAGGGGCTTACAAAGGTGCACCACCTAAAACACAATTAAGTTGCCGTACTGATCGCTCTGGCCTTATAGATAATGCTCCATG GATAAAACTTCCATATCCATTTCAATGGGGAGCACCCTCTTTTGATGCCGGTGAAGCTTTTGCCATGATGATGGCGTCATTTGTTGCTTTAGTAGag TCCTCCGGTGCGTTTATTGCTACATCCAGATATGCAAGTGCAACTCAGCTGCCGCCCTCTATTCTCAGTCGTGGTGTTGGCTGGCAG GGAGTTGGAATTCTGCTTTCTGGGCTGTTTGGAACTGTGAATGGATCCTCGGTGTCTGT TGAAAATGCTGGTCTCCTAGCGTTGACCCGAGTTGGCAGTCGAAGGGTTGTGCAGATTTCAGCTGGATTCATGATATTCTTCTCCATTCTTG GGAAATTTGGAGCGGTTTTTGCATCCATTCCAGCCCCCATTGTTGCCGCTCTGTACTGTCTTTTCTTTGCTTACGTGG GCATGGGAGGTTTAAGCTACCTCCAATTCTGTAACCTCAACAGCTTCAGAACAAAGTTCGTATTAGGCTTTTCCATCTTCCTGGGACTCTCTATACCACAATACTTCAACGAGTTCACAGCCATTAATGGCTTTGGTCCAGTCCACACAAGAGCAAGATGG TTCAACGACATGGTCAATGTTCCATTCTCTTCTGAGCCATTCGTTGCTGGAATTGTTGCATATTTTCTCGATAACACGTTGCATAAAAAGGATGGTGCCATCAGGAAAGACCGAGGCAAACACTGGTGGGACAAGTTCCGATCGTTCAAGGGTGATACAAGGAGCGAAGAATTCTACTCTCTGCCTTTCAACTTGAACAAATATTTCCCATCTGTGTGA
- the LOC101212374 gene encoding succinate dehydrogenase subunit 7B, mitochondrial isoform X2 encodes MAFFLNKSTLASHFRSQSQVDPSSLSRRGFHVEPGTREKALLAEDPCLRRFRSHKKAVSRLKRVGDVLTIVVVAGCCYEIYVKATMREEARRQAKTGF; translated from the exons ATGGCGTTTTTCCTCAACAAATCCACTCTTGCCTCTCATTTCCGATCTCAATCTCAG GTGGATCCTTCCTCACTTTCTCGACGTGGATTCCACGTCGAACCAGGGACTCGTGAAAAGGCT TTATTAGCTGAGGACCCTTGTCTTAGGCGGTTCAGATCACATAAGAAAGCTGTCTCTCGACTCAAAAGAGTTGGAGATGTTTTGACAATTGTGGTTGTTGCAG GATGTTGCTATGAAATCTATGTGAAAGCGACCATGCGAGAAGAAGCTCGACGACAGGCAAAGACAG gGTTTTAA
- the LOC101211654 gene encoding uncharacterized protein At5g50100, chloroplastic isoform X2: MAFGGAAAPAMASKFATTITTPIRLIPSSHLPKLGRHSTQLFSPFRTTNQLGLKYQIRAISEAVVDPVSSNKENGEGSSQSWKIKMLYDGDCPLCMREVNMLRERNKQYGTIKFVDIGSDDYTPQENQGLDYKTAFRKLYEQVGLGWVYAVTKYEPFGRLADAAYGLWARYRLQLTGRPPLEDILAARKKNQDEICNDSNACKR, translated from the exons ATGGCGTTTGGAGGAGCAGCTGCCCCTGCCATGGCCTCCAAATTTGCAACAACAATCACCACTCCAATTCGACTGATCCCATCTTCTCACCTTCCCAAGCTCGGCCGCCATAGCACTCAACTCTTCTCCCCGTTTCGAACCACCAATCAACTCG GATTGAAATACCAAATTCGTGCTATAAGTGAAGCTGTAGTAGATCctgtttcttcaaataaagAGAATGGAGAAGGATCATCCCAAAGTTGGAAGATCAAAATGCTCTATGATGGAGATTGCCCGCTCTGTATGCGTGAG GTTAATATGCTAAGAGAGAGGAATAAGCAATATGGTACAATCAAGTTTGTTGACATTGGTTCAGATGATTACACGCCACAAGAAAATCAGGGTCTTGACTACAAAACC GCCTTTAGAAAACTTTACGAACAAGTTGGTCTTGGATGGGTATATGCTGTTACAAAATACGAACCA TTTGGAAGATTAGCTGATGCCGCATATGGTCTCTGGGCGAGATATCGTCTTCAGTTGACAG GCAGGCCACCTCTAGAAGATATTCTGGCAGCACGAAAGAAAAACCAG GATGAAATATGTAATGACAGCAATGCATGCAAGAGGTAA
- the LOC101211654 gene encoding uncharacterized protein At5g50100, chloroplastic isoform X1 has product MAFGGAAAPAMASKFATTITTPIRLIPSSHLPKLGRHSTQLFSPFRTTNQLGLKYQIRAISEAVVDPVSSNKENGEGSSQSWKIKMLYDGDCPLCMREVNMLRERNKQYGTIKFVDIGSDDYTPQENQGLDYKTVMGRIHAILADGTVVRDVEAFRKLYEQVGLGWVYAVTKYEPFGRLADAAYGLWARYRLQLTGRPPLEDILAARKKNQDEICNDSNACKR; this is encoded by the exons ATGGCGTTTGGAGGAGCAGCTGCCCCTGCCATGGCCTCCAAATTTGCAACAACAATCACCACTCCAATTCGACTGATCCCATCTTCTCACCTTCCCAAGCTCGGCCGCCATAGCACTCAACTCTTCTCCCCGTTTCGAACCACCAATCAACTCG GATTGAAATACCAAATTCGTGCTATAAGTGAAGCTGTAGTAGATCctgtttcttcaaataaagAGAATGGAGAAGGATCATCCCAAAGTTGGAAGATCAAAATGCTCTATGATGGAGATTGCCCGCTCTGTATGCGTGAG GTTAATATGCTAAGAGAGAGGAATAAGCAATATGGTACAATCAAGTTTGTTGACATTGGTTCAGATGATTACACGCCACAAGAAAATCAGGGTCTTGACTACAAAACC GTTATGGGAAGAATTCATGCAATCCTTGCAGATGGTACTGTGGTCAGAGATGTTGAA GCCTTTAGAAAACTTTACGAACAAGTTGGTCTTGGATGGGTATATGCTGTTACAAAATACGAACCA TTTGGAAGATTAGCTGATGCCGCATATGGTCTCTGGGCGAGATATCGTCTTCAGTTGACAG GCAGGCCACCTCTAGAAGATATTCTGGCAGCACGAAAGAAAAACCAG GATGAAATATGTAATGACAGCAATGCATGCAAGAGGTAA
- the LOC101211887 gene encoding uncharacterized protein LOC101211887, producing MGNCQAIDAATLVIQHPSGKEDKLYWPVTAREIMKMNPGHYVALLISTTMFTPNESNNNNQTSNETSSNSVRLTRIKLLRPADMLVLGQVYRLITTQEVMKGLSAKKQAKVKQSQLEAADKPDRRKQRTTRSSDAAAAAAGRSVSEDQIQANKHEKNNRPRTSTSTTSATARSRTWQPSLHSISEAGS from the exons ATGGGAAATTGTCAAGCCATTGATGCAGCAACACTTGTGATACAACACCCAAGTGGGAAAGAAGACAAATTGTATTGGCCTGTAACTGCTAGAGAGAttatgaagatgaatcctggTCACTATGTTGCTCTTCTCATCTCTACTACCATGTTTACACCAAATGAAAGTAATAACAACAATCAAACAAGCAATGAAACCAGTAGTAATTCGGTTCGTTTAACTCGAATCAAGCTTCTTCGCCCAGCTGACATGCTTGTTCTTGGCCAAGTTTACAGACTCATCACTACTCAAG AGGTCATGAAAGGTTTATCAGCAAAGAAACAAGCAAAAGTTAAACAAAGTCAGTTAGAAGCAGCTGATAAGCCAGACAGAAGGAAACAACGTACAACCAGAAGTTCAGatgcagcagcagcagcagctgGAAGATCTGTTTCTGAAGATCAAATTCAG GCTAACAAACATGAGAAAAACAACCGACCAAGGACAAGTACGTCGACAACCTCGGCCACAGCCAGATCAAGAACATGGCAACCTTCATTGCATAGCATCTCAGAAGCTGGAAGCTAA